A single Danio rerio strain Tuebingen ecotype United States chromosome 17, GRCz12tu, whole genome shotgun sequence DNA region contains:
- the LOC141378454 gene encoding serine/threonine-protein kinase pim-3-like, producing MGENRSRSRSRSSAFIQAAVQDVRTHDGDGETQTVSQELDGPLPSLLAKSVSTDQGNRKRKRQSGSQQTPEDERPSTSSRRALKRSRRDAYAKGPLLGDGGFGSVFAGMRRSDGLPVAIKYVSKERTQRRLRVEGQGRLPLEVALMTRVNSAPACPNVLQLLDWFDRPRRYILILERPDPCQDLQSFCEENGCLDERLAKKVLVQLIAALKHCESRGVLHRDVKPENLLISTESQDIKLLDFGCGDLLKRSAYKYFAGTIQYAPPEWFCRQRYHAGPATVWSVGVTLFNILCNRFPFGGALRVTSRSKLTFPITLSTECRQLIGWCLSPAAADRPSLDDIERHPWLQ from the exons atgggtgaaaaccgca gccgctccagatccaggagttctgctttcatccaggcagctgttcaggacgtcaggacacatgatggtgatggtgaaacccagaccgtgagccaagagcttgatggacctctgccttccctgttggccaaatctgtgtccacagatcagggtaacaggaagaggaagcggcagagcggcagccagcaaacaccagaagatgaacgtccgtccacctcatctagaagagctctcaaacgctctcgcagag acgcgtatgcaaagggcccactgctgggagacggtggatttggctctgtgttcgctgggatgcgcaggtccgatggactgcca gtcgccatcaagtatgtgtctaaagagcggacacagaggagactgagagtt gaaggtcagggtcggctgccgctggaggtggcactgatgacccgcgtcaattcagctcctgcctgccccaacgtcctgcagctgcttgactggtttgaccgtcccagacgctacatcctgatcctggagcgtccggatccctgccaagacctccagagcttctgtgaggagaacggctgtctggatgagcgtctggccaagaaagtgctggtgcagctgatcgcggctctgaaacactgcgagagccgcggagtcctgcaccgggacgtcaagccagagaacctgctgatctccacagagtcccaggacatcaagctgctggacttcggctgtggagatctgctcaagcgctcggcctacaaatacttcgcag gaactattcaatacgctccacctgagtggttctgcagacagcgctaccatgcgggtccagctacggtgtggtcagtaggagtgaccctcttcaacatcctgtgcaaccgtttccccttcggaggtgcactgagggtcacgtccagaagcaaactgaccttccccataactctgtcaacag agtgccgtcagctgattggctggtgtctcagtccagcggcggctgatcggcccagtttggacgatattgagcgccatccctggttacagtga